The Sebastes umbrosus isolate fSebUmb1 chromosome 10, fSebUmb1.pri, whole genome shotgun sequence nucleotide sequence ttgtaaatgtaaataaacaggctttcgaacaatgtaaaatacaatgccaattagcattgtaacaacagagaaataatcgaccaaacacaagtttccgaactttgtttttccagttcatacatatatattatgagCAGATTGATTGCAAAGGCATTATGATAATTGTGTTACATTCCGCATATAACGTAACGTAATGACATCATCGCGTGCGTACAACGTGATGACGCGAATAGACAGAAGCCTTaactttctgctgcaaaaagactGAATGCTCTAGATGTTATGGTTTTCATTTAAGATCGATTTAAACGGGATCAAACTAACAAAGATCTCCCACGGCCGTCCGCGGGGGTTAACCTGCTTGGGTCAGAGGAGAAACAGCTGCCATTTAAGGCTGCAGTTGGGAACTTCAataaaaactacttttttttgtcatatttgctcaaacagtcagtatatcctgacagaTGCTGTGTGAAAAAATCTGGTTTTTCTGGCTCCCCTTAGTGCTCCTGAAGGCATTTGCAAGTTTCCACCATTccaagaaaacaaccaatcagagccgagcagtctctaaagcagctgtcaatcactgctcctGGAATCTCGCTTTGAAATGCTTTTATGAGCACTAAGAAGAGGCAGAAAAACCTGATTTTTTCACAGAGTATCTgactcatgtactactgtcagtatacagtgacagtttgagcaaatatgacaaaatgttattttcattactgtagTTTTAAGTGCAGTCAAATTATGTAAAAGTCCATTTTACATCAGTTGATGCTGTGTTTAACCTGCTGCcatttaaagctacagttggtaactttaacaaaaataactatatcctgacagtagtaaaaAATCTGGTTCTTCTGCCTCCCATTAGTGCTCCTGAAGGCATTTGCAAGTTTCCACCACGCccgaaagaaaacaaccaatcagagccgagcagtttCTAAAgcacctgtcaatcactgctcctggaatcttgcaaatgcttTTATCACAAACACACCAATCAGAGAGCATGATTTCTTTCTGCTTCATCTTGTGCCTCATCACAGAGTATCAGAAAGTATTCACACGCCGTTATATAGACCACCAGCAATACGCAATATAATTGCTAATATCGACAACAAACCTTTACCACAGTCTTACGTGGGCATTGCAGATGTTTCTTGATTTTCTTGTGTAgctaataatatatttaaaagtgttttaaaatatttgaacaaCTAAGGAAAAGGGAAGTTGGTGGAGTGATATTGAAAAGgggaggagttaaaggatgGCTGTTAAGGGCGAGTCCAGTTGCCTCACCCTCAGTGTGTTCATAGAGATTGTCAGTCCGTTAGGCTTTGTGTTGTGCTTTGGTTTGTTACGGATTTTGACCTGAACCAGCCGCTGCATCTACATCGAAATGGTAAGAAAAACAAGATTATATTTTATCTCCAGTCTAGAGTTCTAGCATTTACCGCCAAATTGTAAGTCGTCCATGATTGTCTATGGTGAAGTTGGCGTCATCGAACATTCAAATGTAGATGGATCTAACGTTAAGGTTTTAAGGGCACGTCTTAgattttatttcaatatttctgcAGTTTCCCAAGTTCAGTAACAAGATTGTTAGCTAACCGACATGAAAACGTGTTTTTGTTACAGATTCTGACACagatattaataaaatgtgtttacagcatttttaaatgaataggTGGCCCCTAACGTTGAGACCATCCAGCTTGTTCTAAGGTGGTAAAGCTAATTCTGGATATTTTTTTGCTTCATCTTGTATTTTACAGGCTGATCAGCTTACAGAAGAGCAGATTGCTGGTAAGACATCGCTGCATCCTTCCTTCATATCCTGCAAAGTGGCCTGCGTTATGGATCCTTGCATCTCCTGCAATGGATTTATACTTTTGCATTTTAAGGCGTTCCTCAGGGCAGCCTACTGGTCATAAAACAGTTCCGTCAGGAACACTTTAGTCaaagaaaaactttatttccatttgcagtaacatatatatacactgctCAAAAAAACAGTATAACACCATCATCAGTTAAACTTCAGGGATATCAATCTGTCTATTTAGGAAGCACAAGTGATTATGAATTACTTTCACCTGTTTTGGtgcaaatgaaagtgacaaCAGGTGCAATGGAGAGGCAACAGCAAGACAACCCCAAAAAGGGAATGGTTTTGCATGTGGTGGCCACAGACAGTagctctctccttctcccttcCTGACTGATTCTTCTCCAGTTTTGTGTTCTGCAAGTGTCGCAGTGTATTTTGCAATATGACTCTGTTCTTGGACCACTTGCAGTGTTATATTACAGCTACTGTTTTGCCAGATTTGATGTGTATGTCCAGCTATAGGTGTGACATCTGCCTAACTATAGAAGGCCAtccacttttattttttgtaatcagaATTCAAGGAGGCATTTTCGCTCTTTGACAAGGATGGAGATGGCACCATCACCACCAAAGAGCTGGGCACAGTTATGCGCTCTCTGGGCCAGAACCCCACAGAGGCAGAGCTGCAGGACATGATCAATGAAGTGGATGCTGATGGTGAGGACTCAATCTGCCTTCAAAACCTGCTAACCACACACACTGTTGATGTGCTAGATGGATATCCCTCATCAATGTCTTATTGTCTTCAGGAAATGGAATGATAGACTTCCCAGAGTTCCTCACCATGATGGCCAGGAAGATGAAGGACACAGACAGTGAGGAGGAGATCAAAGAAGCATTCCGTGTCTTTGACAAGGTAAACGCTGTCTGCACTCTCACACCGCATATATGCagcagtttttaaaaatatgtgcTTACTTATGGATGTAATTTTCAGGATGGCAATGGATACATCAGTGCTGCTGAGCTGCGCCATGTGATGACAAACCTTGGGGAGAAGCTGACTGATGAAGAAGTGGACGAGATGATCAGAGAAGCAGACATTGACGGAGATGGACAGGTCAACTATGAAGGTTggtagatgttgtattttatgttttgaatCGGTTTTGGTCACTCATCGGACACTGAGTCacagcacttttttttctcctcccctctcttcctTGCAGAGTTTGTAAAAATGATGATGTCAAAGTAGTGAAGGCTGAATTGCACTACTGCCTGTAGGCTCATCAGGTCATGTCAAGTATTCATAGAAAAAGATGAGTTTTGTAGTTCTCGAAAAGTAATAAAACAGACAGTGGTGTAAATGGAACAAAGTgtgatttcattgtttgtttttagagaAAATCTACTTGCTGAATTAACCCCACAGGCTAAAAGTTGACCTATGACATGGTCTCATTTTCACAATACAGAATGGTGATATTACATTTACCTTCAGAAGCTCATCCATAGTACTATGACTAtcttactatatcctgacaatagtaaaaaaaaaaatcaggttcctctgcctccccTTAGTGCTCCTGAGGACATTTGCAAGTTTCCACCGcgcctgaaggaaaacaaccaatcagagccgagcagtctctaaagcagctgtcaatcactgctcctggaatcttgcaaatgcttTTAGGAGCACTAAGAGGAGGCagaaaaactatatttttttgcagaaatggaatataatattcataactatgtgttcattagtgtataattacctgaaactaagaatcgctgTCCGATGTTGTCGTAGTTCTGgcactatatatacagtatatatatatatataaaagttttAGAACCCCTGCCTTAAACTACTCGCTACTGAAAAAAGTAATCACACAACTTTTATGACTTATTAACTCAAGTTACAAACTAATATGGTACTGCACAACACTGCTCATCACCCATTTTAAGCAAGTTTCAagactgaaaatgtattttcttccaTATTGAAATTAATTGAGCTCTATTGGAAGACAGAAAAATCTCATAAAGATTATATAAATGTGGGTCATTAGaggcctactatgttgtaaaactgaaagtgaaatttaaaagcaaaatgttctataacataaaactgaatgaaacgttttgaacacaaacaaaaaagcttttttaggtttacgcaacaaaactacaacttctttaagtttaggcacaaaaaaaacaaaaacattttttggtttaggcgacaaaactacaacttaacttctttaggtttaggcaataaaacaacaacttctttaggtttaggctacaaaaaaatacaacctcattcggtttaggcaaaaataaaataaaacttctttaggtttaggcaaaaataaaatagaacttctttaggtttaggcaataaaaaaatacaatttctttaggtttaggcaacaaaaaatacaacttctttaggtttaggcaaaaataaaattgaacttctttaggtttagacaacaaaaaatacaacttctttaggtttaggcaataaaaaaatacaactgctttaggtttaggcaaaaataaaatagaacttctttaggtttagacaacaaaaaatacaacttctttaggtttaggcaaaaataaaatagaacttctttaggtttaggcaaaaataaaatagaacttctttaggtttaggcaaaaataaaatagaacttctttaggtttagacaacaaaaaatagaacttctttaggtttaggcaaaaataaaatagaacttctttaggtttagacaacaaaaaatacaacttctttaggtttaggcaaaaataaaatagaacttctttaggtttaggcaataaaaaaaatacaacttctttaggtttaggcaacaaaaaatacaacttctttaggtttaggcaacaaaaaatacaatttctttaggtttaggcaacaaaaaatacaacttctttaggattaggcaaaaaaaatacaatttctttaggtttagacaacaaaaaatacttcttttggtttaggcaataaaatgacaactgcttttgttttaggcaacaaaaaatacaacttctttaggtttaggcagcaataaatacaacttcttttggtttaggcaaaaaaaaaaaatacaacttctttaggtttaggcaacaaaactacaacctcttttggtttaggggaaaaaaaaccttaagtttagggaaaaattgtgttttggattaaaataactacaaccacaaagacaactaTACATTTTTGCTCCCTGTTTTAACGGTCGCTAAAGgtcactgttgtgttcttttataccttcttttggtgatttATCATATGAATAGATGGtaaaaacctactattgggtgtagtaggcccctactgacccacatctatggggcttagagcaactgataacgcctatttcatagcctgacaacagtctaattggctgcaaaaaacatgcagcgACATTGATATGTTCCTTTACAGAACATGTTATTCCAAAGTGTTCATTTGCAGTGGCGTGCTGGGCGGCTACTGCCCAGGGCTCTGCCATGAAGAGTGGTGGGTATGCATGCAATCTCCACACTCACTGGTTTTATACTGTATggatgtatatactgtatgtatgtgtgtgtgtgtgtgtgtgtgtgtgtgtgtgtggcataaAGAGTTGAGGAAGGAATGAGAAGTATGTAACTGGCATTTCATGTAGACTGTATGGATAATTGAATAAATGGTTGTTAAAATTGGAAAAATAAGTGTACGCTGTcagggtgtgtttgtgtatagaGAATATAAGAGAAGGATATTATGGGTGATATCTGTTGTCACCGTGTTAAAAAGGTCATGCAGactttgtgtgaatgtgtgtgttgtgtctctCCGGAGCTCGGCTCAGTTGGGGGTGCggcggtgtgtttgagtgtgtcaCGCAACTGACCAGCAGCATGGAGTCAAATCTGTCTCgcacacaaacatatatacaAGCGACAGTGTCACATGCACACTCAAGGTGACAACAGGCAGCCTCTCTTGCACAATATCATCCCCTCCCATACTTTGACTATCTGtaacactcacgcacacacacacacacgcacacacacagtgagctgGCCTGAGGTCAGACAGACGAATCTTGTTATGCAGTCTCTGCTCACAAGCTCCAGATTAATTGGGCTGAAATTCACAGAGCTGTCTAGGGGCTCTGATGCAACTTTcaataaaagcacacacacacacacacacacacacacacacactctttctctctcttcctctgttctCCTTTTCCTCACTGCTGCTGTGAGGAAAACACAGAGGAAGATCGAAACTCTAGGGTACGGAGAAAACCTGTCACAGGATGTGCAAACAGGGTTACGAgcatgagtgtgtatgtgtgtgtgggtgtatgctCGAGGTGTGTGATGTATTCCTTGCCGCTGGTTTGGCCACTAGCTTCCCCATCTTACTGTCTGTGCTCTTGTCTCCGGACTCACAGGGGTTACATTGTTCCGACGTTTCTAGCATAAACAAGTCGGCTATTGGGAtaagacacactcacacacacacacacacacacacactcacacccatCCATCTGTGCCACATGTCAGTTATGCTGGTAACCATGGAAAAGTTGATCCTTCTAGGCCAGCAGCTCAATCAAATAaacactactgtatatactgtggTCTGATATAAACACGGAAGAGACTTAACAAGACGAGCTGACAGCAAAGCACACACaccacaatacacacacattggcCAACGGTTGTCTGTAAAAcacttaaaggttctctatacgatatctagagcattaataaagcatcAAATATTTTCTCTATAAAgaaatagaggagtaatgtctacctgaacagagattgaagtcgctctccctctgtgtgtgttgtaatctgagcttcttcTCACTTTGTTGATTTTGTTGACCAACCGCGCAtatttttagtgcatgtttgtgcatgtcaGCATAGCTAGTTCATGGCCACCGctttgcactgctctcatacggcggttacagctgataatgctgCCGTTGCGTAAGTGTAGCACCCACTCAGGGGATTTAGGGGAAGTTATGTGTTGAAGCTATTTCTTGACAAACAGTTAATCCGTCTGCCCAGAAACACAGCACAAGAATGTGGGTTGCCATTCAGTATGTACAATGAGGATGTAGAGGTTTTGGTTTTAGTCTCTGTCAAGCCCCAAGGTAGGGCGCCGGTTGTTGATccaaattttcatagtggccaaacggcggcactacaacttccgtgtccgtcacatgatgccattgggcccaaaaatactcattgggaaagagacgtctgtaactcagcagattattttttttgaggtacatcaactccccagtacgaacactctctagcccttatttaaatcattaggtcctaaaagttgtaaaacacactaatagccgaatccagagttatttcccttcctccgttcatgtgaatgagacccagaccgtgacGACATCGCAAGATGTGACGatggcgtgacgttgggaccccgtgaccgagtcatgtgaccgagcggacgctactgcgcatgttccatgggcccaatggatgcggaagatccaAAATgtagaactattcctttaagtttgAGGCAAAAGGGTATCAGAGGAAATCAAACAAGACAGCGAGGCAATATGAGAAAGATTTTCAATTGGTATGAGAACTGAAAATTAGTAAGAATGACATTAAGGAGCAAAATGTCTGAGGGGGCAGGAGAGTGAGCAGATAGGAAAGGAAGTGAGTGTTCAAGAACATTCAGTTTGCTACCGAGAGTTTCTGGCATTACACTGATAAAACGGGTATGTATTGGTTTTGCTTTAATTACTCCCAGCCATCTGTCTCCAGTTTTACCTCAGCTGATCCCATGGTGCTTGGCAGCACAGATTTGTTTCTAGTCGTGCCATTAAAGCACAACTGAACTGAGCTGAGCCAAACCGAACGAGTGGGCAGTGGTGTTTTCATCCATCTTTCAAGCAAaatttaagcaaacttttgaaacaCAACGTTTAATTAAGCGTATTTCCATCAGCCAGATTGAAGAGAATGAGAAAAGCTTCCTGAAtgtcacaaacaaacacacccaaCAGAGATTTGATTATGGAATTGATTAGCATTGGGGAAATGAGTTTTTTGTTCTTCAGTGTCAGCTgatattattcatatttcataCTGTGAAAAGACAAAACTTTGTAATAATCTAACGTACCAACTACAGCTAAGCAGCCACCACAGAGATTTATTTATGGTTAATATTTATTGGATAACTTCTTTATTACCGAAAACTTTTTTCTGCCTCAAGCGAGCATTAAACCTTTTCATTACATCAAAGTTTGAACATAAATACTAGGATGCAACGCACACTGATTAAAAGCTACATAGGCtttaaacaaatgtgtgattggATCCAAAGTAAACTAACCAGATATTGACCAGACTGCTGGTTATCTTAACACAAAATCAATAGTCATATGGATCAGATCCCAGAAATTAATGTCTTCCAGACAGTGTAGAGACAGCTGAACTCTAAATTTAGATTTGCAATCTGCTGTTGTCAGCCATGCTGCCTACAGAGTTGGACAGACCGgagaaaataaagttataaacagttaagtttaggtaCAGGGTTAGAATCGTTAGTCTAGAGATGGTTAAGTATTTACATGGCATGATTCAGATCCATAAGGTCCATAATCATGCAATATGGCAGCCAGAGGGCATGTTATGTCATCCAAGAGCCGTCTGTTGAACCCCTGTAGGCTAACATCTACTCAACAGAGTGTAACCCAGTGGCCTAATGCCCTGCCATTGAACCAGGTAGAGAGCCTGTACCTGAACCTTTAATCCCATCATTGGCTAATAAGTCTGAGCTGGCTGGAAGAGGTGAGCTAAGGCTGCTGTATTTACCTCCATCATGTTGGCTTGAACTTTCCTCATATTATCCTCTTAATATACACCTTTACCTCTTCTATtttctattgactttttttagaGAGTATGCTTATTCCCGTTGTTGCCAatagttagatgagaaggttgatacTACTCTCATGTGTTTCAGtataaagctacagccagcagctgagtagcttagcttagcataaagtcTGGAAACGGGGTAAACAGCTTGTCCGGCACAAGATATTTATGTGTCAATTAGCATGTCTTTAGAGGTTTTGgtagcatagactgtatataagaagtggacgtagtcaccgcgacgtcacccgttggtttgtggactgccgttttgaagcctcgagtttggcattttggccattgccatcttggttatttgcaaccagaagtgacaaaagagggtggagctaagtacaaccgaacgctaaaTGAGAcacttttaggtgactaaaatgttatttcatgaactgaaaacacactgtgaaagagtttaagttgtaagatgaacacacggacaactctcagaccggacaacgcaatcgtagcgacctgtcaatcacaaagtagccacgccccaAAGCATAtcttgctttatggtctgtatTTCCCCCGCTGGCTATTAGAagtaatgcaagtttaaggcacttcctcgtTGGCTTCACCTTTGAAATATTCAAAACCCCAGActccatgtttttttaatggctgCATCGttccatcaaatggaaatattgtgGATGCTTTGTGCATTTACATGCATCCCCTAAAATTCAGCCTGACATATTTTGTATCTTTGGACCTCCACTAGAATTAAAAATGAAGTCCTCAGGGTTTAAACACGTTTGACTGCACAGCATGACTGACCCATATCTCATAGTGAGATTCAAGAAGTAAAAAACCTCTTCTGACACACTTCTATTGAGCCAcctgtgtacagtatgttttgtttttgtcagcatGATATGATATTTACCATGCTGACCTTTCCATGTTAAGCATCTCCGCCACGTGATGCGGCTGGATGACATGTTTGCATGTGTACCTATAAAAGAAACGGCGCATCTAGAATAAATTCCTGCATTTGCAAAGTACATTCTCACCTCTCTGCAGATCAGagcagatatataaatatattacagtataaaTGTCAACATGgcgcacacacacttgcatgtaCAAACTCACATGGGAATACAGCAACAGGAAGGGAAAAGGAGGAATGAATGAAAGGggaaaggaaaaggaagaaagagagtgTGAGCAAGTGAGAAAGAGCTAAAAAGGGAAACAatgaatagagagagagggggggggggttggcgagaaaaagagagaggtgtCAAAGAAAACGGAAAAAATAAGTGAGCCCAGATGAGCCATACATAGCAACGGAGGCACTAGCCAACTCCCAATcgtctctctgttctctccccctctctctctctgtggttatCAGAGGTCTTGCTCAATAGAATATATTTCCCTGGTTGCTAGGCAATCCCATAAAGCGGCGAGAACGTGCAAAGTgttataaataatgtatttgcaTTATCTAATCAGCTGACAACCACCCCCATCCacgcagagaggagagagagagagacagaaagagagagagagagagagatagatg carries:
- the LOC119495474 gene encoding calmodulin-alpha-like; its protein translation is MADQLTEEQIAEFKEAFSLFDKDGDGTITTKELGTVMRSLGQNPTEAELQDMINEVDADGNGMIDFPEFLTMMARKMKDTDSEEEIKEAFRVFDKDGNGYISAAELRHVMTNLGEKLTDEEVDEMIREADIDGDGQVNYEEFVKMMMSK